The Chitinophaga pinensis DSM 2588 region CCAGCGCCACGGGTGTATTTATTCACATAATCCGCTACACTTACGGTATCTGCATCGATATGTGTTGCACCAAACCACTCAATGATCGCTTGTTTATCATCTGTGTCAGTTGCGTAAACATCCGCACCAAATGCACGGGCGATCTGAATCGCCATTTGTCCGATACCACCGGAACCACCATGTATCAGTACTTTCTGTCCTTCTTCGATCTTTGCCTTGTCTACCAGGCCTTCCCATGCGGTCACAAAACCAAAAGGTATTGCAGCTGCTTCACGCATGGTAAGATTAGCTGGTTTCCGGGCGATCAGTTCTGCGTCTACGGCTACATACTCTGCCAGAGAGCCCTGTAAACCTGCCACGCCACCTGTCATGCCATATACCTTATCACCAGGCGCATAACTTGTTACACCCTCTCCTACTTCTACAACCACACCTGCCATGTCAATACCCAGTACTGCCGGCAATGGCTGCTTTGCGTGCTCCGCTTCTCCAGCTTTAATTTTTGCATCCAGTGGATTTACACCACTCGCCTTTACTCTTATCAGAACCTCTCCAAAATCCGGTCTTGGCCTGTCTATTACGCGATATACGAACGGGGCGCCATAATCCTCAAGGACTAGTGCACGCATGTGCTCACTACTCATAGTTAGTCGGTTAATCTTTTATTGTGCTGTTTATTATCTTAATAGTAAAGGACACACGACGAATTATTCACAGTCATTGACTAAATAGGTAAATAATGCTACCTGCCGGATATAGAACTGTCAGCTTCCTAATAGATTTTGTCTATGCTAAAAGTGTTCCATTCTGCAAACTACTGACAAACAATACATTTCCCAAACGTCAACTTGACATTCTGAAGATATTTCGTGCATTTCTGACAATTTCGCGATATATAACATATAGAAAAGATGACTATCTTACCTGCATGAAACGCCTGCTCTCCTGCATCATATTCGTAAGCGCTGCCACACTGGTTTTCGCGCAATCTAAAAACACCAGGAACACTACCTATTTTCCCGCAAAAGATAACTGGCAGCATCGCGCGCCGGCAGCTCTCGGATTAGATGCTGCAAAACTGGCAGCTGCCATACAGTTTGCAAAAGATAATGAAACAAAAGCGCCCCGCAATATGGAAGTAGCACAGGCGCTCAGTTTCGGAAAAGAACCGTTCAGCAATGGCGTTGGACCGTTTTCCACACGTGGCGATGCCACTGGTGTAATTATTTATAAAGGCTATATCGTGGCAGAATGGGGAGAGACATTCAGAGTGGATATGACACACAGTGTGACAAAAAGTTTTCTGTCAGTCGTAGTAGGATTGGCCGTAGACAAAGGTCTTATCCATAGCGTACAGGATACTGTAGCCAATTATGTACCACCAATAGAAGTGTATAATCCTGCAGCGATCGGCCCTGGCGCCGAACAACTGGGACAACCACAATTACTTAACCCTTTCGCAGGGACGCACAATAGTACCCTGACATGGGATGTCATGTTACGACAGACGAGCGACTGGGAAGGAACATTATGGGGAAAACCTGATTGGGCTGACAGACCGGAAGGCAATGCCGCTGACTGGATGAACAGGAAACGGAACAAGCCCGGTACAGTATGGAAATATAACGACGTACGGGTAAACGCCCTTGCGCTGGCCGCTACCAGCGTCTGGCGCAAACCATTACCGCAGATACTCAAAACGAATATTATGGACGAAATAGGCGCCTCTGACACCTGGAGATGGAACGGCTACCGTAATTCCTGGATAGTACTGGATGGCAGCCCCGTACAGTCAGTAAGCGGCGGCGGACATTGGGGAGGCGGTATGTTCATCCATGCCTATGACATGGCGCGTTTTGGTCTGCTGACATTACACAGGGGTAACTGGAACGGAAAACAGCTGATTTCCGAACAGTGGGTGAAACAATCTCTTACACCCACTACGGCCAAACCGACCTATGGATATATGAACTGGTTCCTGAATACAGGAAAAGAATTATTGCCCGGCGCCCCCGCAGATGCCTTTGTCCATATAGGTAATGGCACAAATTTCATCTACGTAGATCCTGGTCATGATCTCGTTGCAGTGGTGAGATGGATAGAAAATAAATCGATGGACGAGATGGTCAGACACATACTGGCCGCCATCCCACAGTAGCCCTGGTTAGCAGGCCGCTGCTTCCCGCGTCAGTAATTTACTGAAGTTGATACGGGCAATCCGGAAATTACGCCATTCCTGGCTGGTACATTCCAGAGGAGAAATCTTACCGATGAGCGCTTCCAGTTGCTCAAAGAGTGCCTTTTTGTTGGACGCTATTTCTGCTGCTGCAAATACAATCGCCTCTACTGCTGTGTCGTTAATCGCCTGCTTTACCTGCTCAATGATGGACAAAGCCTGTTCACTTGTTCTCATAATTTGTCGATACATTTTCGCCGCAAATATACCGTTCCCTCTCTAACCATCCAACATATTGTGGAGAAGATTCATATATTTATTAAAAACGTTATATTTGCTGATACATCAATCCTGTACTTTATGAAAACCGTATATTTTCTCCCTGTCCTGCTGATCAGCTTATGGTGCAAGGCACAGGACGGT contains the following coding sequences:
- a CDS encoding zinc-dependent alcohol dehydrogenase family protein — translated: MSSEHMRALVLEDYGAPFVYRVIDRPRPDFGEVLIRVKASGVNPLDAKIKAGEAEHAKQPLPAVLGIDMAGVVVEVGEGVTSYAPGDKVYGMTGGVAGLQGSLAEYVAVDAELIARKPANLTMREAAAIPFGFVTAWEGLVDKAKIEEGQKVLIHGGSGGIGQMAIQIARAFGADVYATDTDDKQAIIEWFGATHIDADTVSVADYVNKYTRGAGFDIVFDTVGGATLDASFEAVKQNNGHVISSLGWGSHSLAPLSSKAATYSGVFTLLPMLTGMGREHHGAILREATRMAEAGQILPLLDPRHFHLQTADQALTLIVRRGETGNIVVEI
- a CDS encoding serine hydrolase domain-containing protein, whose translation is MKRLLSCIIFVSAATLVFAQSKNTRNTTYFPAKDNWQHRAPAALGLDAAKLAAAIQFAKDNETKAPRNMEVAQALSFGKEPFSNGVGPFSTRGDATGVIIYKGYIVAEWGETFRVDMTHSVTKSFLSVVVGLAVDKGLIHSVQDTVANYVPPIEVYNPAAIGPGAEQLGQPQLLNPFAGTHNSTLTWDVMLRQTSDWEGTLWGKPDWADRPEGNAADWMNRKRNKPGTVWKYNDVRVNALALAATSVWRKPLPQILKTNIMDEIGASDTWRWNGYRNSWIVLDGSPVQSVSGGGHWGGGMFIHAYDMARFGLLTLHRGNWNGKQLISEQWVKQSLTPTTAKPTYGYMNWFLNTGKELLPGAPADAFVHIGNGTNFIYVDPGHDLVAVVRWIENKSMDEMVRHILAAIPQ